The Lentzea guizhouensis genome contains a region encoding:
- a CDS encoding M12 family metallo-peptidase, with translation MLTAVTAGAVVTTSGTAAAAGNPWTEVDRAVVAAAQPGDGRAGFTLDRPALAAALAGTGTVETVLPTPAGTFERFALVDAPVMEPGLAARHPEIRTYAGRGLDDPAASVRADLTPLGFRASVRSPRGHWFVAPRSHRDQGLYLSSYGSDLPPLRETDVGYTAPEPRRTGTATTGPVVQARTYRLALLTDPSYARYFGAQNVTAAKAALVNRIAQIYEDETAIRLLLVNDTDKTNLNTDAEATGPNGPCGAAPCFRPDELERCVTGTLGNAATVLGQLVGAGNYEIGHVALGVRGGGAAVPGVGGPHKAAACTGLATPTGDYFAVDYVAHEMGHQFGAEHTFNGNQFGCGLGQRVAGSAYEPGSGSSIMSYSGICQQDNLQRHSDAYFSHRSRTEIAAFTTSAQWDADEVQNASLRDFGAGDSFTMTYDGRRSAPITHAGYNQEAIKTALEAVLPTGAQAEVAGLGDNVNRPTPFDTTGFQVTFAGSLKGVNVPALGIDVTGASGWVGETVEGGPQDNAGHRVEPTGNHAPVVTAPARRTIPARTPFALTGRASDPDGEPVTYLWEQNDRGGENATGLVDNTKTDGPLFRLFGTAAVVSDEDALKYRSPGANAPTTDPKRVFPDLAQIAANNTNAVTGRCPAAPPPPAPETGFDTNVPAGLVDCYSEFLPTADWVGVDGSRTLHFKLTARDGRSGVGTADTELVVAPDAGPFLVTSHASRASYRGGARQQITWDVAGTAAAPVGASAVRITFSTDGGKTFPHVLSAHTRNDGAETVRLPKVRTDQGRIRIEAVGNVFFDLNDADLTVTG, from the coding sequence ATGCTGACCGCCGTCACGGCGGGCGCGGTGGTGACCACGTCGGGCACGGCCGCCGCGGCCGGCAACCCGTGGACCGAGGTGGACAGAGCCGTGGTCGCGGCGGCCCAGCCGGGCGACGGCCGCGCCGGGTTCACCCTCGACCGGCCCGCGCTGGCCGCCGCCCTGGCCGGAACCGGCACCGTCGAGACCGTGCTGCCGACACCCGCGGGCACGTTCGAGCGGTTCGCCCTGGTCGACGCACCGGTGATGGAGCCGGGGCTGGCGGCGAGGCACCCCGAGATCAGGACGTACGCGGGACGCGGCCTGGACGACCCGGCCGCGTCGGTTCGCGCCGACCTGACCCCGCTGGGTTTCCGCGCCTCGGTGCGGTCACCGCGGGGACACTGGTTCGTCGCCCCGCGCTCTCATCGCGACCAGGGCCTCTATCTCAGCTCCTACGGCAGCGATCTGCCCCCGCTGCGGGAAACCGACGTCGGCTACACCGCACCGGAGCCCCGCCGCACGGGCACCGCCACCACGGGTCCGGTCGTGCAGGCCCGCACCTACCGCCTGGCCCTTCTCACCGACCCGTCCTACGCGCGGTATTTCGGTGCGCAGAACGTGACCGCCGCCAAGGCCGCTCTGGTCAACCGGATCGCGCAGATCTACGAGGACGAGACCGCGATCCGGCTGCTGCTGGTCAACGACACCGACAAGACCAACCTGAACACCGACGCCGAAGCGACCGGGCCGAACGGTCCGTGCGGCGCGGCGCCGTGCTTCCGGCCCGACGAGCTGGAGCGGTGCGTCACCGGGACCCTCGGCAACGCCGCGACGGTGCTGGGGCAGCTGGTCGGTGCGGGCAACTACGAGATCGGGCACGTCGCGCTCGGCGTCCGGGGCGGGGGAGCGGCGGTGCCGGGCGTGGGCGGCCCCCACAAGGCGGCGGCCTGCACGGGCCTCGCGACCCCCACGGGTGACTACTTCGCCGTGGACTACGTGGCGCACGAGATGGGGCACCAGTTCGGCGCGGAGCACACCTTCAACGGCAACCAGTTCGGGTGCGGCCTGGGGCAGCGCGTCGCCGGGTCGGCCTACGAGCCGGGCAGCGGGTCGTCGATCATGTCGTACTCGGGCATCTGCCAGCAGGACAACCTCCAGCGCCACAGCGACGCCTACTTCTCCCACCGCAGCCGCACCGAGATCGCCGCGTTCACCACGTCGGCCCAGTGGGACGCGGACGAGGTGCAGAACGCGTCCCTGCGGGACTTCGGCGCCGGCGACTCGTTCACGATGACCTACGACGGCCGCAGGTCGGCGCCCATCACGCACGCCGGCTACAACCAGGAGGCGATCAAGACCGCTCTGGAAGCGGTCCTGCCCACCGGCGCGCAGGCCGAGGTCGCCGGGCTCGGGGACAACGTGAACCGGCCGACCCCGTTCGACACCACCGGTTTCCAGGTCACGTTCGCCGGAAGCCTGAAGGGCGTGAACGTCCCCGCGCTGGGCATCGACGTCACCGGGGCGTCCGGGTGGGTCGGCGAGACGGTCGAGGGCGGCCCCCAGGACAACGCCGGCCACCGCGTCGAACCGACCGGCAACCACGCCCCCGTCGTGACCGCGCCCGCACGCCGCACCATCCCGGCCCGCACCCCGTTCGCGTTGACCGGCAGGGCTTCCGACCCCGACGGCGAGCCGGTCACCTACCTGTGGGAGCAGAACGACCGGGGCGGCGAGAACGCCACCGGGCTGGTGGACAACACCAAGACCGACGGCCCCCTGTTCCGGTTGTTCGGCACCGCCGCCGTGGTCAGCGACGAGGACGCGCTGAAGTACCGCTCGCCGGGCGCCAACGCGCCGACCACCGATCCGAAGCGGGTCTTCCCCGACCTCGCCCAGATCGCGGCGAACAACACCAACGCGGTCACGGGCCGCTGCCCGGCCGCGCCGCCGCCACCGGCACCCGAGACCGGCTTCGACACGAACGTGCCCGCCGGCCTCGTCGACTGCTACTCGGAGTTCCTGCCCACCGCCGACTGGGTGGGCGTGGACGGTTCCCGCACCCTGCACTTCAAGCTCACCGCCCGCGACGGCAGGAGTGGGGTCGGCACCGCCGACACCGAGCTCGTGGTCGCACCGGACGCGGGCCCGTTCCTGGTGACGTCACACGCTTCCCGTGCGTCCTACCGCGGCGGTGCCCGCCAGCAGATCACCTGGGACGTGGCCGGGACGGCGGCGGCCCCGGTCGGCGCGAGCGCTGTTCGGATCACCTTCTCCACCGACGGCGGGAAGACCTTCCCGCACGTGCTTTCCGCCCACACCCGCAACGACGGAGCCGAGACCGTGCGGCTGCCGAAGGTGCGGACCGACCAGGGCCGGATCAGGATCGAGGCCGTCGGCAACGTCTTCTTCGACCTGAACGACGCCGACCTGACCGTCACCGGCTGA
- a CDS encoding SDR family oxidoreductase yields MTAKAGAVVTGAGRGVGKLVARMLVERGYTVLVTDVDEATATATAAEIGATARVLDVRDHEAVEAARDAIVARAGRLDVWVNNAGVLVTGPAWEQDAAARRLMVEVNALGTINGTVAAIQAMRGRGGGHVVNIVSLAGLTAVVGEAVYAASKHAAIGFSLSTLADLRQAGVRDIDISCVCPDGIWTPMLYDKLDDPAAALSFSGTLLQPADIAAAVARVLDRPRPVVTVPGWRGVLARLADTFPRFGLRAIPLMVAQGHRTQRKLAARERG; encoded by the coding sequence ATGACGGCAAAAGCGGGCGCGGTGGTGACCGGCGCCGGGCGCGGTGTGGGCAAGCTGGTCGCACGGATGCTGGTCGAGCGCGGCTACACGGTGCTGGTGACCGACGTCGACGAGGCCACCGCGACCGCGACGGCCGCGGAGATCGGCGCGACCGCGCGGGTGCTCGACGTGCGCGACCACGAGGCGGTGGAGGCGGCACGCGACGCCATCGTCGCCCGCGCGGGCAGGCTCGACGTCTGGGTCAACAACGCGGGCGTGCTGGTGACCGGGCCCGCGTGGGAGCAGGACGCGGCCGCCCGCCGGTTGATGGTCGAGGTCAACGCCCTCGGCACGATCAACGGCACGGTCGCCGCGATCCAGGCCATGCGCGGCCGTGGCGGCGGGCACGTCGTGAACATCGTGTCGTTGGCGGGCCTCACGGCCGTGGTGGGCGAAGCGGTATACGCCGCCTCCAAGCACGCGGCCATCGGCTTCAGCCTGAGCACTCTCGCCGATCTCCGGCAGGCAGGCGTGCGGGACATCGACATCTCGTGCGTCTGCCCGGACGGCATCTGGACACCGATGCTGTACGACAAGCTCGACGACCCGGCGGCCGCGCTGTCGTTCTCCGGCACGCTGCTGCAGCCCGCCGACATCGCGGCCGCCGTCGCCCGTGTGCTCGACAGGCCTCGGCCGGTCGTCACCGTTCCGGGGTGGCGCGGGGTGCTGGCCCGGTTGGCGGACACGTTCCCGCGCTTCGGGTTGCGGGCGATTCCGTTGATGGTGGCGCAAGGTCACCGGACGCAGCGCAAGCTCGCGGCACGCGAGCGAGGTTGA
- a CDS encoding ABC transporter substrate-binding protein, with amino-acid sequence MHRHRYTTVVACVVLTAAVASCGTGGANLTADGKIELTIATFNEFGYEELFKEYEAAHPDIKITQRKTGQGAPHHQNLFTKLGAGSGLADVEAVEEGYLSQVMAKSDQFTNLLEIGPADATPDRWLKWKADAATTPDGKLVGYGTDIGPLAMCYRKDLFAEAGLPSDPEEVKQLFATWDSYFAAGDRFVAKMSGVAWFDSAAQIFNAMHNQHDVGYFDRSNTLVVESNPDIRSDWTAVTNAVSRGQSAKLTAFSSEWNTGFKLGRFATKTCPSWMLGVIETQAGPENAGKWAVTEAFPNGGGNWGGSYLTVPKQSRNAGRAAELAAWLTAPEQQIKAFQAKGTFPSQVEALENRALLEQVNTYFDNVRAGALFAAQVQKVKAVQHKGPADGQLQENVFGPALQSVEQGKRADEAWDTAVKEAKKAVE; translated from the coding sequence GTGCATCGCCACCGCTACACCACCGTGGTCGCCTGTGTCGTCCTGACCGCCGCCGTCGCTTCGTGCGGCACGGGTGGAGCGAACCTGACCGCCGACGGCAAGATCGAGCTGACCATCGCCACCTTCAACGAGTTCGGCTACGAGGAGCTGTTCAAGGAGTACGAGGCGGCGCACCCGGACATCAAGATCACCCAGCGCAAGACGGGCCAGGGCGCCCCGCACCACCAGAACCTCTTCACCAAGCTGGGCGCGGGCTCCGGCCTCGCCGACGTCGAGGCCGTCGAGGAGGGTTACCTCAGCCAGGTCATGGCCAAGTCCGACCAGTTCACCAACCTGCTGGAGATCGGTCCGGCGGACGCGACACCGGACCGCTGGCTGAAGTGGAAGGCCGACGCCGCGACCACCCCCGACGGCAAGCTGGTCGGCTACGGCACGGACATCGGCCCCCTGGCCATGTGCTACCGCAAGGACCTCTTCGCCGAGGCCGGCCTGCCGTCGGACCCCGAGGAGGTCAAGCAGCTGTTCGCCACCTGGGACAGCTACTTCGCGGCGGGCGACCGGTTCGTCGCGAAGATGTCGGGCGTCGCCTGGTTCGACAGCGCGGCGCAGATCTTCAACGCCATGCACAACCAGCACGACGTCGGCTACTTCGACAGATCGAACACACTCGTCGTCGAGTCCAATCCGGACATCAGGAGCGACTGGACGGCCGTGACGAACGCAGTCTCAAGAGGACAGTCGGCGAAGCTGACCGCGTTCAGCAGCGAGTGGAACACCGGCTTCAAGCTCGGCAGGTTCGCCACCAAGACGTGCCCGTCGTGGATGCTCGGTGTCATCGAGACGCAGGCAGGGCCGGAGAACGCCGGCAAGTGGGCCGTCACCGAAGCGTTCCCGAACGGCGGCGGCAACTGGGGCGGTTCCTACCTGACCGTGCCGAAGCAGAGCAGGAACGCGGGCAGGGCGGCGGAGCTCGCGGCCTGGCTGACCGCGCCGGAGCAGCAGATCAAGGCGTTCCAGGCCAAGGGGACGTTCCCCAGCCAGGTCGAGGCCCTGGAGAACCGGGCCCTGCTGGAGCAGGTCAACACCTACTTCGACAACGTGCGGGCGGGCGCGCTGTTCGCCGCACAGGTGCAGAAGGTCAAGGCGGTGCAGCACAAGGGCCCCGCCGACGGACAGCTGCAGGAGAACGTGTTCGGTCCGGCGCTGCAGTCGGTCGAGCAGGGCAAGCGCGCCGACGAGGCCTGGGACACCGCGGTGAAGGAGGCGAAGAAGGCCGTCGAATGA
- a CDS encoding ABC transporter substrate-binding protein has protein sequence MHHRAPLAAAGLAAVSVLLAGCFASGAGDPAGSAGTRIELAMMQPPRSGLSPFSDDAFKLSRWSAAETLVTLDDNGDARPGLATEWRRTSGTAWELTIRPGVKFHDGSTLTAAVAANTLTRAMKAVPKPRILDGVALTASVAGERLVVATETPDPLLPQRLSSPQLSILAESAYAADGKVNPVGTGSGPFRLVRVGGTTSATLDRYDGYWGEKAKAAGIDVSFVPDGTARAAAIRSGEAHIAEAVPVSQAALLDAKTISEVPMPRTNTLYLNTKSGPFADPAVRAAAREAIDRGQLISGVYENRADSAKGLLGPALPWTVQARQELTGRVPAGRPDGATITLATFTDRAELPEVASIIQQQLQDAGFTVNQVVREYAHIEQDMLAGEFDAFILSRATVLDSGDPVAYLKSDFTCAGSFNIAQLCDAGVDQAVRKAEAAEAGEQRRAAILEAEAAVLRTDAAIPMLHERVIQGDATSVVGSVKDPRERALVTAATHVK, from the coding sequence ATGCACCACCGCGCGCCCCTGGCCGCTGCCGGACTGGCCGCCGTCTCGGTCCTCCTGGCCGGATGTTTCGCCTCCGGCGCAGGTGACCCGGCCGGCTCGGCCGGGACCAGGATCGAGCTGGCCATGATGCAGCCGCCGCGGTCGGGCCTGTCACCGTTCAGCGACGACGCGTTCAAGCTGTCCCGCTGGTCCGCCGCGGAAACGCTGGTGACGCTGGACGACAACGGCGACGCCCGCCCAGGACTCGCCACCGAGTGGCGGCGCACCTCCGGCACGGCGTGGGAGCTCACCATCCGGCCCGGGGTGAAATTCCACGACGGCAGCACCCTGACCGCCGCGGTCGCCGCGAACACGCTCACCAGGGCGATGAAGGCGGTGCCGAAACCGCGCATCCTCGACGGTGTCGCGCTGACGGCGTCGGTGGCGGGGGAGAGGCTGGTCGTGGCGACGGAGACCCCGGATCCGCTGTTGCCGCAACGCTTGTCGTCGCCTCAACTGTCCATTTTGGCGGAAAGCGCGTATGCGGCGGACGGCAAGGTCAACCCGGTCGGCACCGGCAGCGGGCCGTTCCGGTTGGTGCGCGTGGGCGGGACCACCAGCGCGACCCTCGACCGCTACGACGGGTACTGGGGCGAGAAGGCGAAGGCCGCGGGCATCGACGTGTCGTTCGTGCCGGACGGCACCGCGCGTGCGGCGGCGATCCGCAGCGGGGAGGCGCACATCGCCGAAGCGGTTCCCGTCTCGCAGGCCGCGCTGCTCGACGCGAAGACGATCAGCGAGGTGCCGATGCCGCGCACGAACACCTTGTACCTCAACACGAAGTCGGGACCGTTCGCCGATCCCGCGGTGCGGGCCGCCGCGCGCGAGGCGATCGACCGCGGTCAGCTCATCAGCGGTGTCTACGAGAACCGCGCCGACTCCGCCAAGGGGCTGCTCGGGCCCGCACTGCCGTGGACCGTGCAGGCGCGGCAGGAGCTCACCGGCCGTGTTCCCGCCGGCCGGCCGGACGGTGCCACGATCACGCTGGCGACGTTCACCGACCGCGCGGAGCTCCCCGAGGTCGCCTCGATCATTCAGCAACAGCTCCAGGACGCCGGCTTCACGGTCAACCAGGTCGTGCGCGAGTACGCCCACATCGAGCAGGACATGCTGGCGGGCGAGTTCGACGCGTTCATCCTGTCGCGCGCGACGGTGCTCGACTCCGGTGACCCGGTCGCGTATCTGAAGTCGGACTTCACGTGCGCCGGTTCGTTCAACATCGCGCAGCTGTGCGACGCCGGCGTCGACCAGGCCGTGCGCAAGGCGGAGGCGGCGGAAGCCGGTGAGCAGCGTCGTGCGGCGATCCTCGAGGCGGAGGCGGCGGTGCTGCGCACCGATGCCGCCATCCCGATGCTGCACGAGCGCGTGATCCAGGGCGACGCCACCTCGGTGGTGGGTTCGGTGAAGGACCCGCGCGAACGGGCGCTCGTCACCGCCGCCACGCACGTGAAGTGA
- a CDS encoding nitroreductase, translating to MSTAPVTSADPHEALHRLLAERWTCRQFLPEPVPRTTIEQVLTLAQRTPSWCNTQPWHVVVTEGAATDRLRTRLLDHLRTNPGQPDFPFPAQYTGVYQERRRECGKQLYTSVGVERGDHEAAARQMLRNFELFDAPHVAIITTEADLGVYGAIDCGLYLNSFLLAAQSLGLAAAPQAALAGYSGFLRDHFGLADSRRVVVGVSFGYPDVTHPANGFRTTRADIDTAVTWHST from the coding sequence GTGAGCACCGCTCCCGTCACGTCCGCAGACCCCCACGAGGCGCTGCACCGGTTGCTCGCCGAGCGGTGGACCTGCCGGCAGTTCCTGCCGGAGCCGGTCCCCAGGACCACGATCGAGCAGGTGCTCACCCTCGCCCAGCGCACCCCGTCGTGGTGCAACACCCAGCCGTGGCACGTGGTCGTCACCGAGGGCGCCGCGACGGACAGGCTGCGCACGCGGCTGCTCGACCACCTGCGGACAAACCCCGGTCAGCCCGACTTCCCGTTCCCCGCTCAGTACACGGGCGTCTACCAGGAACGGCGCCGGGAGTGCGGCAAGCAGCTCTACACCAGCGTCGGCGTCGAACGCGGCGACCACGAGGCCGCCGCCCGGCAGATGCTGCGCAACTTCGAGCTGTTCGACGCACCGCACGTCGCGATCATCACCACCGAGGCCGACCTCGGCGTGTACGGCGCGATCGACTGCGGCCTCTACCTCAACTCGTTCCTGCTCGCCGCACAGAGCCTCGGCCTCGCCGCGGCACCCCAGGCCGCACTGGCCGGGTACTCCGGCTTCCTGCGCGACCACTTCGGACTCGCCGACTCCCGGCGCGTCGTCGTCGGAGTCTCGTTCGGGTACCCGGACGTGACGCATCCGGCGAACGGCTTCCGCACCACCCGCGCGGACATCGACACCGCCGTGACGTGGCACTCCACCTGA
- a CDS encoding alpha/beta fold hydrolase, with amino-acid sequence MFIPSDFPEPTLVPVNGVELEVFEAGRQNAGKPVVLCHGWPEHAFSWRHQMPALAAAGYHVIVPNQRGYGNSSRPAAVTDYDIEHLTGDLVALLDHYGYEDATFVGHDWGANVVWGLALLHPDRVNRLIALSVPYLERGERPWVEFLEALLGNDFYMVHFNRQPGVADAVFDENPARFLRNMFRKDEPPREPQPGMAMINLARAETPPGEPVMSDDELAVLITAFESSGFTGSVNWYRNLDRNWHLLADVDPVVRHPALMVYGERDTVAKSANLAEFVPEVEVVSLDCGHWIQQEKPEELNQVILKWLG; translated from the coding sequence ATGTTCATCCCATCCGATTTCCCCGAGCCCACTCTCGTTCCGGTCAACGGCGTGGAGCTGGAGGTGTTCGAAGCAGGTCGGCAGAACGCCGGCAAGCCCGTCGTGCTCTGCCACGGCTGGCCGGAGCACGCCTTCTCCTGGCGCCACCAGATGCCGGCGCTGGCCGCGGCGGGCTACCACGTGATCGTCCCGAACCAGCGTGGTTACGGGAACTCGAGCCGTCCGGCCGCGGTGACGGACTACGACATCGAACACCTGACGGGTGACCTCGTCGCGCTTCTCGACCACTACGGGTACGAGGACGCCACGTTCGTCGGCCACGACTGGGGCGCGAACGTCGTGTGGGGCCTGGCGCTGCTGCACCCGGACCGCGTGAACAGGCTGATCGCCCTGAGCGTGCCCTACCTCGAACGCGGCGAGAGGCCCTGGGTCGAGTTCCTGGAAGCCCTGCTCGGCAACGACTTCTACATGGTCCACTTCAACCGGCAGCCCGGCGTCGCGGACGCCGTGTTCGACGAGAACCCCGCACGCTTCCTCCGCAACATGTTCCGCAAGGACGAACCTCCCCGCGAGCCGCAGCCGGGCATGGCGATGATCAACCTCGCCCGCGCGGAGACCCCGCCGGGCGAACCGGTGATGAGCGACGACGAGCTGGCCGTTCTCATCACCGCCTTCGAGTCGTCGGGGTTCACCGGCAGCGTGAACTGGTACCGGAACCTCGACCGCAACTGGCACCTGCTGGCGGACGTGGACCCCGTCGTCCGCCACCCCGCTCTCATGGTCTACGGCGAGCGGGACACGGTTGCGAAGTCCGCGAACCTCGCCGAGTTCGTGCCCGAGGTGGAGGTGGTCAGCCTGGACTGCGGTCACTGGATCCAGCAGGAGAAGCCGGAGGAGCTGAACCAGGTGATCTTGAAGTGGCTGGGCTGA
- a CDS encoding winged helix-turn-helix transcriptional regulator yields the protein MRYEQLADLPCSITRPLVVLGDRWTLLILKEAFAGVRRFNAFQGNLGIPRSRLQDRLGRLVDHGILVRQQAGGGDHAEYRLSRKGHDLYPILMAIKDWGDTYMAPDGPPVHYRHRDCSGEARVALACDHCGEPMTAHDVVPEAGPGLLAHVEASVQA from the coding sequence ATGCGGTACGAACAGCTCGCCGACCTGCCCTGCTCGATCACCCGCCCGCTGGTCGTGCTGGGGGACAGGTGGACGTTGCTGATCCTGAAGGAGGCCTTCGCGGGGGTGCGGCGGTTCAACGCGTTCCAAGGCAACCTCGGAATCCCGCGCAGTCGCCTGCAGGACCGGCTCGGCCGGCTGGTGGACCACGGGATCCTGGTGCGGCAGCAGGCCGGCGGCGGGGACCACGCCGAGTACCGGCTCAGTCGCAAGGGGCACGACCTCTACCCGATCCTGATGGCGATCAAGGACTGGGGCGACACCTACATGGCACCCGACGGGCCGCCCGTGCACTACCGGCATCGCGACTGCTCCGGCGAGGCACGGGTGGCGCTGGCGTGCGACCACTGCGGCGAACCGATGACGGCCCACGACGTCGTGCCTGAGGCCGGTCCCGGTCTGCTGGCGCACGTCGAAGCGTCCGTTCAGGCGTAG
- a CDS encoding GNAT family N-acetyltransferase, whose product MITPDATRLAAPSISSTTWVGRKVRLREVTPADRTALSRFDVAGHTPLVGGYQHWAAHRASTTGEDLELGIVSRRSGLLVGSLSTVRTDSSRFSYGIGIAPWYGRCGYAADAITVLLALMFGQRGYRECEISIYGNNFASQSLHARLGFWETGRLDDPGLSHGTFRYLVMMTLSATEFWSRHPGIALPMQADRTGRGVHWRRLRGRHWRGEDRF is encoded by the coding sequence ATGATCACGCCTGACGCCACGCGCCTCGCCGCCCCGTCGATCTCGTCCACGACCTGGGTCGGCCGGAAGGTGCGGCTGCGCGAGGTCACCCCTGCCGACCGGACCGCGCTGAGCAGGTTCGACGTCGCCGGGCACACGCCCCTGGTGGGTGGCTACCAGCACTGGGCGGCGCACCGGGCCAGCACGACCGGCGAGGACCTGGAGCTCGGGATCGTGAGCCGGCGCAGCGGGTTGCTCGTGGGGTCGTTGTCCACCGTGCGAACGGACTCCAGCCGCTTCAGCTACGGGATCGGGATCGCGCCCTGGTACGGGAGGTGCGGTTACGCGGCGGACGCGATCACCGTGCTGCTGGCGTTGATGTTCGGCCAGCGCGGGTACCGCGAGTGCGAGATCAGCATCTACGGCAACAACTTCGCCTCGCAGAGCCTGCACGCTCGCCTGGGCTTCTGGGAGACGGGACGTCTGGACGATCCCGGCCTCTCGCACGGCACGTTCCGGTACCTGGTCATGATGACCTTGTCCGCGACCGAGTTCTGGTCACGTCATCCCGGGATCGCCCTGCCGATGCAGGCCGACCGCACCGGGCGGGGCGTGCACTGGCGGCGTTTGCGCGGGCGGCACTGGCGCGGTGAAGACAGGTTCTGA
- a CDS encoding helix-turn-helix transcriptional regulator, with protein sequence MGTDRLVAVLLMLQRREHVTAAEVARELEVSERTARRYLDALAMAGVPVYSVQGRGGGWRLIGGARTDLSGLTASEARALFLVAGQASAATPAVRTALRKLVHALPEPFRGQAEAAAASLVVDPPRWGTSRVDRRHPRFLDDLQDAVIRGVQVRLGYVDGKGAETVRTVHPLGIVAKGPWWYLVTGTEAGRRTFRIDRVSSAEPTGDPVDRPDDFNLAESWREIADEVDRRRTPLEAQAVCVPQEMSRLRMVLGDRLEVGGSRPDGRIEVVIRGYDEYALAGELAGLVDWIEVTGPPAVRAQLASIGATLVERYR encoded by the coding sequence ATGGGAACCGACCGGCTGGTGGCCGTCCTCCTGATGCTGCAACGGCGCGAGCACGTGACGGCGGCGGAGGTCGCCCGGGAGTTGGAGGTCTCCGAGCGCACGGCGCGCCGGTATCTCGACGCCCTGGCCATGGCCGGGGTGCCCGTGTACTCCGTGCAGGGGCGAGGCGGCGGCTGGCGGCTCATCGGGGGCGCCCGGACCGACCTGTCGGGGCTGACCGCGAGCGAGGCCCGTGCGCTGTTCCTGGTCGCCGGCCAGGCCTCCGCCGCGACGCCCGCCGTGCGGACGGCCCTGCGCAAGCTCGTCCACGCCCTGCCGGAACCGTTCCGCGGGCAGGCGGAGGCAGCGGCGGCGTCGCTGGTGGTCGACCCGCCACGATGGGGGACCAGCCGGGTCGACCGCCGCCATCCCCGCTTCCTCGACGACCTGCAGGACGCGGTGATCCGCGGCGTCCAGGTGCGCCTCGGCTACGTCGACGGCAAGGGCGCCGAGACCGTGCGGACCGTCCATCCGCTGGGCATCGTCGCCAAAGGTCCGTGGTGGTACCTCGTCACCGGCACCGAGGCCGGCCGGCGGACCTTCCGGATCGACCGCGTGTCGTCGGCCGAACCGACCGGTGACCCCGTGGACCGGCCGGACGACTTCAACCTCGCCGAGAGCTGGCGCGAGATCGCCGACGAGGTCGACCGCAGGCGGACACCGCTCGAAGCCCAGGCGGTGTGCGTGCCGCAGGAGATGAGCCGGCTCCGGATGGTGCTCGGCGACCGGCTCGAGGTGGGGGGCTCTCGTCCCGACGGCCGGATCGAGGTCGTCATCCGCGGCTACGACGAGTACGCGCTGGCGGGTGAGCTCGCCGGGCTGGTCGACTGGATCGAGGTGACCGGCCCACCGGCTGTGCGGGCGCAGCTCGCGTCGATCGGCGCCACCCTCGTCGAGCGGTACCGTTGA